Proteins encoded in a region of the Streptomyces sp. NBC_00513 genome:
- a CDS encoding ABC transporter ATP-binding protein, which produces MPGAPTPDTRVPTVIADEVHVVYKVHGAGGPEGGAVAALGRILSRRAVPAVREVHAVRGVSFTAYRGEAIGLIGTNGSGKSTLLKAIAGLQPVTSGAVYSHGQPSLLGVNAAMMNDLTGERNVVLGGLAMGMTRQRIRERYQDIVDFSGINERQDFISLPMRTYSSGMGARLRFSIAAAKDHDVLMIDEALATGDAGFQRRSQARIEELRERAGTVFLVSHGIGTIRATCDRAIWLESGVLRMDGPSAEVCDAYEAFTRTK; this is translated from the coding sequence ATCCCCGGAGCCCCGACTCCCGACACCCGCGTCCCGACCGTCATCGCGGACGAAGTCCACGTCGTCTACAAGGTCCACGGCGCCGGCGGCCCCGAGGGCGGCGCGGTCGCCGCCCTCGGCCGGATCCTCTCCCGCCGGGCCGTCCCCGCCGTCCGCGAGGTGCACGCCGTCCGGGGCGTCAGCTTCACCGCGTACCGGGGCGAGGCCATCGGTCTCATCGGCACCAACGGCTCGGGAAAGTCCACCCTGCTCAAGGCCATCGCCGGCCTCCAGCCGGTGACGAGCGGCGCCGTCTACTCGCACGGGCAGCCGTCCCTGCTCGGGGTGAACGCCGCCATGATGAACGACCTGACCGGCGAGCGGAACGTGGTCCTCGGCGGCCTCGCGATGGGCATGACCCGGCAGCGGATCCGCGAGCGCTACCAGGACATCGTCGACTTCTCCGGGATCAACGAACGGCAGGACTTCATCTCCCTGCCGATGCGCACCTACTCCTCCGGCATGGGCGCCAGGCTGCGGTTCTCCATCGCCGCCGCCAAGGACCACGACGTGCTGATGATCGACGAGGCCCTGGCCACCGGGGACGCCGGGTTCCAGCGCCGCAGCCAGGCCCGCATCGAGGAACTGCGCGAGCGGGCCGGCACCGTCTTCCTCGTCAGCCACGGCATCGGCACGATCCGCGCCACCTGCGACCGGGCCATCTGGCTGGAATCGGGCGTGCTGCGCATGGACGGCCCGTCCGCCGAGGTCTGCGACGCGTACGAGGCCTTCACCCGGACGAAGTGA
- a CDS encoding NAD-glutamate dehydrogenase, producing MQTKLDEAKAELLSRAARVAENSPAGGLLPSGSEQGERPDRGTTLSYLQRYYLHTAPEDLADRDPVDVFGAALSHYRLAEKRPQGTANVRVHTPTVEENGWTSSHSVVEVVTDDMPFLVDSVTNELSRQGRGIHVVIHPQVVVRRDVTGKLIEILGPDCDAHGPKTDRPHDSLVESWIHVEIDRETDRADLKQITADLLRVLSDVRESVEDWEKMRDAAMRIAEELPNEPTAPDLREYELEEARELLRWLADDHFTFLGYREYNLVDGDSLSAVPGTGLGILRSDPLHSGKEDGHPVSPSFNRLPADARAKAREHRLLVLTKANSRSTVHRPSYLDYVGVKKFDADGNVVGERRFLGLFSSAAYTESVRRVPVIRRKVVEVLDGAGFAPSSHDGRDLLQILETYPRDELFQTPVDQLRAIVTSVLYLQERRRLRLYLRQDEYGRYYSALVYLPRDRYTTGVRLRLIDILKEELDGTSVDFTAWNTESILSRIHFVVRVPQGKELPVLTDADVDRIEARLVEAARSWADGFGEALIAETGEERAAELLRRYGGSFPEGYKADHSPRSAVADLVRLERLSAGDSDFDLSLYEPVGAGPGERRFKIYRQGEQVSLSAVLPVLQRLGVEVTDERPYELRCSDRTNAWIYDFGLRMPVHSGNGDAHLGDDARERFQDAFAAVWQGEAENDNFNTLVLSAGLTWRQAVVLRAYAKYLRQAVSPFSQDYMEDTLRNNVHTTRLLVSLFEARMSPGRQAAGTELIDAMLEELDGALDQVASLDEDRILRSFLTLIKATLRTNFFQLNDAGEQHAYVSMKFDPQAIPDLPAPRPAFEIWVYSPRVEGVHLRFGKVARGGLRWSDRREDFRTEILGLVKAQMVKNTVIVPVGAKGGFVAKNLPDPSVDRDAWLAEGIASYKIFISALLDITDNMVAGEVVPPKGVVRHDEDDTYLVVAADKGTATFSDIANGVAEAYGFWLGDAFASGGSAGYDHKGMGITARGAWESVKRHFRELGHDTQTQDFTVVGVGDMSGDVFGNGMLLSEHIRLVAAFDHRHIFIDPNPDAAVSYAERRRLFDLPRSSWADYKTELLSAGGGIHPRTAKAIPVNAQVRAALGIEAGITKMTPADLMQAILQAPVDLLWNGGIGTYVKATAETHADVGDKANDAIRVNGSDVRAQVIGEGGNLGLTQLGRIEFARTGAGGEGGKINTDAIDNSAGVDTSDHEVNIKILLNAVVADGDMTVKQRNKLLAEMTDEVGHLVLRNNYAQNTALANGAAQAPSLLHAQQRFMRRLERDGLLNRGLEFLPTDRQIRELLSNGKGLTQPELAVLFAYTKITVADELIATGLPDDPYLRRLLHAYFPGALLAKFPEQIDAHALRREITTTLLVNDTVNTGGTTFLHRLREETGASTEEIVRAQLSAREIFGMAGVWDEVEALDNKVAADVQTRVRLHSRRLVERGTRWLLNNRPQPLEITETIELFRERVARVWAELPKLVRGADLDWYRSIMDELVGEGVPEELAAKVAGFSSAFPTLDIVAIADRTGVDPLDVAEVYYDLADRLDITRLMDRIIELPRSDRWQSMARASIREDLFAAHAALTADVLAVGNGESTPEERFKAWEEKNAAIIGRARTTLEEIRGSDDFDLANLSVAMRTMRSLLRTHV from the coding sequence ATGCAGACCAAGCTGGACGAAGCAAAGGCCGAGCTGCTTTCACGGGCGGCCCGGGTAGCTGAGAACAGCCCGGCCGGGGGGCTACTTCCGTCTGGGTCCGAGCAAGGGGAGCGGCCCGACCGGGGCACGACGCTGTCCTACCTCCAGCGCTACTACCTGCACACCGCGCCGGAGGACCTCGCCGACCGGGATCCGGTCGACGTGTTCGGCGCGGCGCTCTCGCACTACCGGCTCGCGGAGAAGCGCCCCCAGGGCACCGCGAACGTCCGCGTGCACACCCCCACGGTCGAGGAGAACGGCTGGACCTCCAGCCACTCGGTCGTCGAGGTGGTCACCGACGACATGCCGTTCCTCGTGGACAGCGTCACCAACGAGCTGTCCCGCCAGGGACGCGGCATCCACGTCGTGATCCACCCGCAGGTCGTCGTGCGGCGTGACGTCACCGGCAAGCTGATCGAGATCCTCGGCCCCGACTGCGACGCGCACGGGCCCAAGACCGACCGACCCCACGACTCGCTCGTCGAGTCCTGGATCCACGTCGAGATCGACCGCGAGACCGACCGGGCGGACCTCAAGCAGATCACCGCCGACCTGCTGCGCGTCCTGTCCGACGTCCGCGAGTCCGTCGAGGACTGGGAGAAGATGCGCGACGCGGCCATGCGCATCGCGGAGGAACTCCCGAACGAGCCCACCGCGCCCGACCTGCGCGAGTACGAGCTCGAAGAGGCCCGCGAGCTGCTGCGCTGGCTCGCCGACGACCACTTCACCTTCCTCGGCTACCGCGAGTACAACCTGGTCGACGGGGACTCCCTCTCCGCCGTGCCCGGCACCGGCCTCGGCATCCTGCGCTCCGACCCGCTACACAGCGGCAAGGAGGACGGCCACCCCGTCTCGCCGTCCTTCAACCGGCTGCCGGCCGACGCGCGCGCCAAGGCCCGCGAGCACCGTCTGCTCGTCCTCACCAAGGCCAACAGCCGCTCGACCGTGCACCGCCCCTCGTACCTCGACTACGTCGGCGTGAAGAAGTTCGACGCCGATGGCAACGTCGTCGGCGAGCGCCGCTTCCTCGGCCTGTTCTCCTCCGCCGCGTACACCGAGTCGGTGCGCCGGGTCCCCGTCATCCGACGCAAGGTCGTCGAGGTCCTCGACGGCGCCGGCTTCGCGCCGTCCAGCCACGACGGACGCGACCTGCTCCAGATCCTGGAGACCTACCCGCGCGACGAGCTGTTCCAGACGCCCGTCGACCAGCTCCGGGCCATCGTCACCTCCGTCCTGTACCTCCAGGAGCGCCGCCGGCTGCGGCTGTACCTGCGCCAGGACGAGTACGGGCGCTACTACTCCGCGCTCGTCTACCTGCCGCGCGACCGGTACACCACCGGCGTCCGGCTGCGCCTGATCGACATCCTCAAGGAGGAGCTCGACGGCACCAGCGTCGACTTCACCGCCTGGAACACCGAATCGATTCTCTCCCGCATCCACTTCGTCGTCCGCGTCCCGCAGGGCAAGGAACTGCCCGTCCTGACCGACGCCGACGTGGACCGCATCGAAGCCCGCCTGGTCGAGGCGGCCCGCTCCTGGGCCGACGGCTTCGGCGAGGCGCTCATCGCGGAGACCGGCGAGGAGCGCGCCGCCGAACTGCTGCGCCGCTACGGGGGCTCCTTCCCCGAGGGCTACAAGGCCGACCACTCGCCGCGCTCCGCCGTCGCCGACCTGGTCCGGCTGGAGCGCCTGTCCGCCGGGGACAGCGACTTCGACCTCTCGCTGTACGAGCCCGTCGGCGCGGGCCCCGGCGAACGCCGCTTCAAGATCTACCGCCAGGGCGAGCAGGTCTCCCTGTCCGCGGTGCTGCCGGTCCTCCAGCGCCTGGGCGTCGAGGTCACCGACGAGCGGCCGTACGAGCTGCGGTGCAGCGACCGGACGAACGCGTGGATCTACGACTTCGGCCTGCGGATGCCCGTCCACTCCGGGAACGGAGACGCCCACCTCGGCGACGACGCCCGCGAGCGCTTCCAGGACGCCTTCGCGGCGGTCTGGCAGGGCGAGGCGGAGAACGACAACTTCAACACCCTGGTGCTGAGCGCCGGGCTGACCTGGCGGCAGGCCGTGGTCCTGCGCGCGTACGCGAAGTACCTGCGCCAGGCCGTCTCGCCCTTCAGCCAGGACTACATGGAGGACACCCTCCGCAACAACGTCCACACCACCCGGCTGCTGGTCTCGCTGTTCGAGGCCCGGATGTCGCCCGGTCGACAGGCCGCGGGCACCGAGCTGATCGACGCGATGCTGGAGGAACTCGACGGGGCCCTGGACCAGGTCGCCTCCCTCGACGAGGACCGCATCCTGCGCTCGTTCCTCACCCTCATCAAGGCGACGCTGCGCACGAACTTCTTCCAGTTGAACGACGCGGGCGAGCAGCACGCCTACGTGTCGATGAAGTTCGACCCGCAGGCCATCCCGGACCTGCCGGCGCCCCGCCCGGCGTTCGAGATCTGGGTCTACTCCCCGCGCGTCGAGGGCGTCCACCTGCGCTTCGGCAAGGTCGCCCGAGGCGGCCTGCGCTGGTCCGACCGGCGTGAGGACTTCCGTACGGAGATCCTCGGCCTGGTCAAGGCGCAGATGGTCAAGAACACCGTGATCGTGCCGGTCGGCGCGAAGGGCGGCTTCGTCGCCAAGAACCTGCCCGACCCGTCGGTGGACCGCGACGCGTGGCTCGCCGAGGGCATCGCCTCGTACAAGATCTTCATCTCGGCGCTGCTCGACATCACCGACAACATGGTCGCCGGCGAGGTCGTGCCGCCCAAGGGCGTGGTCCGCCACGACGAGGACGACACCTACCTCGTCGTCGCCGCCGACAAGGGCACCGCGACCTTCTCCGACATCGCCAACGGGGTCGCCGAGGCCTACGGCTTCTGGCTGGGCGACGCCTTCGCCTCGGGCGGCTCGGCCGGCTACGACCACAAGGGCATGGGCATCACCGCCCGCGGCGCCTGGGAGTCCGTCAAGCGGCACTTCCGCGAGCTCGGGCACGACACCCAGACCCAGGACTTCACGGTCGTCGGCGTCGGTGACATGTCCGGTGACGTGTTCGGCAACGGGATGCTGCTCTCCGAGCACATCCGCCTGGTCGCCGCCTTCGACCACCGGCACATCTTCATCGACCCGAACCCGGACGCGGCCGTCTCCTACGCCGAGCGCCGGCGCCTGTTCGACCTGCCGCGCTCCTCGTGGGCCGACTACAAGACCGAGCTGCTGTCCGCGGGCGGTGGCATCCACCCCCGCACCGCCAAGGCCATCCCGGTCAACGCGCAGGTCCGCGCGGCCCTCGGCATCGAGGCGGGCATCACCAAGATGACCCCGGCCGACCTGATGCAGGCCATCCTCCAGGCCCCCGTGGACCTGCTGTGGAACGGCGGCATCGGCACGTACGTCAAGGCGACCGCCGAGACGCACGCCGACGTCGGCGACAAGGCCAACGACGCGATCCGCGTCAACGGTTCGGACGTCCGCGCCCAGGTCATCGGCGAGGGCGGCAACCTGGGTCTGACCCAGCTCGGCCGCATCGAGTTCGCCCGCACCGGCGCCGGCGGCGAGGGCGGCAAGATCAACACCGATGCCATCGACAACAGCGCCGGCGTGGACACCTCCGACCACGAGGTGAACATCAAGATCCTGCTGAACGCGGTCGTCGCGGACGGCGACATGACCGTCAAGCAGCGCAACAAGCTGCTGGCCGAGATGACCGACGAGGTCGGCCACCTGGTGCTGCGCAACAACTACGCGCAGAACACCGCCCTGGCCAACGGCGCCGCCCAGGCGCCCAGCCTGCTCCACGCCCAGCAGCGCTTCATGCGCCGCCTGGAGCGGGACGGACTGCTCAACCGCGGGCTGGAGTTCCTGCCCACGGACCGGCAGATCCGCGAGCTGCTGAGCAACGGCAAGGGGCTGACCCAGCCGGAGCTGGCCGTCCTGTTCGCCTACACGAAGATCACGGTGGCGGACGAGCTGATCGCCACCGGGCTGCCGGACGACCCGTACCTGCGCCGTCTGCTCCACGCGTACTTCCCGGGCGCCCTGCTCGCGAAGTTCCCGGAGCAGATCGACGCGCACGCGCTGCGCCGGGAGATCACCACCACGCTGCTGGTCAACGACACCGTCAACACCGGTGGTACGACCTTCCTGCACCGTCTGCGGGAGGAGACCGGCGCGTCCACGGAGGAGATCGTCCGGGCGCAGCTCTCGGCCCGCGAGATCTTCGGCATGGCCGGCGTGTGGGACGAGGTCGAGGCCCTCGACAACAAGGTCGCCGCCGACGTCCAGACCCGGGTGCGGCTGCACTCGCGGCGCCTGGTCGAGCGCGGTACCCGTTGGCTGCTGAACAACCGGCCGCAGCCGCTGGAGATCACCGAGACCATCGAGCTGTTCCGCGAGCGGGTGGCGCGGGTGTGGGCCGAGCTGCCGAAGCTGGTGCGCGGCGCGGACCTGGACTGGTACCGGTCGATCATGGACGAGCTGGTCGGCGAGGGTGTGCCGGAGGAACTGGCGGCGAAGGTGGCCGGCTTCTCGTCCGCCTTCCCGACGCTCGACATCGTCGCCATCGCGGACCGTACGGGCGTCGACCCGCTGGACGTCGCGGAGGTCTACTACGACCTCGCGGACCGGCTGGACATCACCCGGCTGATGGACCGGATCATCGAGCTGCCGCGGTCCGACCGCTGGCAGTCGATGGCCCGCGCCTCCATCCGCGAGGACCTGTTCGCGGCGCACGCGGCCCTGACGGCCGACGTGTTGGCGGTGGGCAACGGCGAGTCGACTCCCGAGGAGCGCTTCAAGGCCTGGGAGGAGAAGAACGCGGCGATCATCGGGCGTGCGCGGACGACCCTGGAGGAGATCCGGGGCTCGGACGACTTCGACCTGGCGAACCTGTCCGTCGCGATGCGGACCATGCGTTCCCTGCTGCGGACGCACGTCTAG
- a CDS encoding HAD family hydrolase codes for MTEAFEVTAVSATARRGPHIVWDWNGTLLHDIDAVILATNASFAEFGFAPITLETYRELYVVPVPKFYERLMGRMPTEAEWLVMDETFHRHYWSSAETAGLAEGALELLRGWQGAGSTQSLLSLAPHDKLVPLVRTHGIDTHFLRVDGRTGPSHTTKAGHLVRHMAAMAAAGVTADRTVLIGDAVDDALAAAHVGARAVLYTGGSHSRGSLESAGVPVVDTLAEAVATAREMAE; via the coding sequence GTGACGGAAGCGTTCGAAGTGACCGCCGTGAGCGCGACGGCGCGTCGTGGCCCGCACATCGTGTGGGACTGGAACGGGACGCTGCTCCACGACATCGACGCCGTGATCCTCGCGACCAACGCCTCCTTCGCGGAGTTCGGCTTCGCGCCGATCACCCTGGAGACGTACCGCGAGCTGTACGTGGTGCCGGTCCCGAAGTTCTACGAGCGACTGATGGGCAGGATGCCCACCGAGGCGGAGTGGCTCGTCATGGACGAGACCTTCCACCGGCACTACTGGTCGTCCGCGGAGACCGCCGGGCTCGCCGAGGGCGCACTGGAGCTGCTCCGGGGCTGGCAGGGAGCCGGGTCGACGCAGTCCCTGCTCTCCCTCGCGCCCCACGACAAGCTGGTGCCGCTGGTCCGGACGCACGGCATCGACACGCACTTCCTCCGCGTCGACGGGCGCACGGGGCCCTCGCACACCACCAAGGCGGGCCATCTCGTACGCCATATGGCCGCCATGGCGGCGGCGGGGGTGACGGCCGACCGTACGGTCCTCATCGGAGACGCGGTGGACGACGCCCTCGCGGCCGCCCACGTGGGCGCGCGGGCCGTGCTGTACACGGGGGGCTCGCACAGCCGCGGCAGCCTCGAATCAGCCGGCGTGCCCGTCGTGGACACGCTGGCGGAGGCCGTCGCCACAGCTCGCGAAATGGCCGAATAG
- a CDS encoding Rv3235 family protein: MTRTRTTTRPPGRHDQRHPGRPRTARGPHDWFAERLLAVLSGRRPVHSLLGHTVGPAYEQLVTLAPAGPLRDRLLPVLRHCGRFHPGPGVIEAFARIATGDRVSAMAFRLEQGPDLRWRCAAIEIQGPRP; encoded by the coding sequence ATGACCAGGACGAGGACCACCACCCGCCCTCCCGGCCGGCACGACCAGCGCCACCCCGGGCGTCCCCGCACCGCGCGGGGCCCGCACGACTGGTTCGCCGAACGCCTCCTCGCGGTCCTCAGCGGCCGTCGCCCCGTCCACTCGCTGCTGGGCCACACCGTCGGCCCGGCGTACGAGCAGCTCGTCACCCTGGCCCCCGCGGGCCCCCTCCGCGACCGACTCCTCCCGGTCCTGCGCCACTGCGGCCGCTTCCACCCCGGCCCCGGTGTCATCGAGGCCTTCGCCCGCATCGCCACGGGCGACCGCGTCTCGGCGATGGCCTTCCGCCTGGAACAGGGCCCGGACCTCCGCTGGCGCTGCGCGGCGATCGAAATCCAAGGCCCCCGCCCCTGA
- the secA gene encoding preprotein translocase subunit SecA — MSVFNKLMRAGEGKILRKLHRIADQVNSIEEDFVNLSDAELRALTDEYKQRYQDGESLDDLLPEAFATTREAAKRVLGQRHYDVQIMGGAALHLGYVAEMKTGEGKTLVGTLPAYLNALSGKGVHLITVNDYLAERDSELMGRVHKFLGLEVGCILANMSPAQRREQYSADITYGTNNEFGFDYLRDNMAWSQDELVQRGHNFAVVDEVDSILVDEARTPLIISGPADQATKWYADFAKLVTRLTKGEAGQPLKGIEETGDYEVDEKKRTVAIHEAGVAKVEDWLGIENLYESVNTPLVGYLNNAIKAKELFKNDKDYVVIDGEVMIVDEHTGRILAGRRYNEGMHQAIEAKEGVDIKDENQTLATITLQNFFRLYSKLSGMTGTAMTEAAEFHQIYKLGVVPIPTNRDMVRKDQADLIYRTEVAKFAAVVDDIAEKHEKGQPILVGTTSVEKSEYLSQQLSKRGIPHEVLNAKQHEREASIVAQAGRRGAVTVATNMAGRGTDIKLGGNPDDLAEAELRQRGLDPEEHIEEWAHALPEALTRAEAAVKAEFEEVKDLGGLYVLGTERHESRRIDNQLRGRSGRQGDPGESRFYLSLGDDLMRLFKAQMVERVMAMANVPDDVPIENKMVTRAIASAQSQVETQNFETRKNVLKYDEVLNSQREVIYSERRRVLEGEDLQEQVRFMMDDTIDAYIAAETVEGFAEEWDLDRLWGAFRQLYPVKVTVEELEEAAGDRAGITAEFIAESVKDDIHEQYETREKTLGSDIMRELERRVVLSVLDRKWREHLYEMDYLQEGIGLRAMAQKDPLVEYQREGFDMFNAMQEGIKEESVGYLFNLEVQVEQQVEELPVQDAGPSLAKPEIRAKGLDAPQRPDRLHFSAPSVDGEGGVVEGDFESEGGGDGDGMTRAERRKAQKAAGGRRRKK, encoded by the coding sequence GTGTCCGTCTTCAACAAGCTCATGCGTGCAGGCGAAGGCAAGATCCTGCGCAAACTGCACCGCATCGCGGACCAGGTCAACTCCATCGAAGAGGACTTCGTCAACCTCTCCGACGCCGAGTTGCGGGCCCTCACGGACGAGTACAAGCAGCGGTACCAGGACGGCGAGAGCCTGGACGACCTGCTGCCCGAGGCCTTCGCGACCACGCGCGAGGCCGCCAAGCGCGTCCTCGGCCAGCGGCACTACGACGTCCAGATCATGGGCGGCGCGGCGCTGCACCTCGGCTACGTCGCCGAGATGAAGACCGGTGAGGGCAAGACCCTCGTCGGCACCCTCCCCGCGTACCTGAACGCGCTGTCCGGCAAGGGCGTCCACCTGATCACGGTGAACGACTACCTCGCCGAGCGCGACTCCGAGCTCATGGGCCGGGTGCACAAGTTCCTCGGCCTCGAGGTTGGCTGCATCCTGGCGAACATGTCGCCCGCCCAGCGCCGCGAGCAGTACAGCGCCGACATCACCTACGGCACGAACAACGAGTTCGGCTTCGACTACCTGCGCGACAACATGGCGTGGTCGCAGGACGAGCTGGTCCAGCGCGGCCACAACTTCGCCGTGGTCGACGAGGTCGACTCGATCCTGGTCGACGAGGCCCGTACGCCGCTGATCATCTCCGGCCCGGCCGACCAGGCGACGAAGTGGTACGCCGACTTCGCGAAGCTCGTCACCCGCCTCACCAAGGGCGAGGCCGGTCAGCCCCTCAAGGGCATCGAGGAGACCGGCGACTACGAGGTCGACGAGAAGAAGCGCACCGTCGCCATCCACGAGGCCGGTGTCGCGAAGGTCGAGGACTGGCTCGGCATCGAGAACCTCTACGAGTCGGTGAACACCCCGCTCGTCGGCTACCTGAACAACGCCATCAAGGCCAAGGAACTCTTCAAGAACGACAAGGACTACGTCGTCATCGACGGCGAAGTCATGATCGTCGACGAGCACACGGGCCGCATCCTCGCCGGTCGCCGCTACAACGAGGGCATGCACCAGGCGATCGAGGCGAAGGAAGGGGTGGACATCAAGGACGAGAACCAGACCCTCGCCACGATCACCCTGCAGAACTTCTTCCGCCTCTACTCGAAGCTGTCGGGCATGACCGGTACGGCCATGACCGAGGCCGCCGAGTTCCACCAGATCTACAAGCTCGGTGTCGTCCCGATCCCGACCAACCGCGACATGGTCCGCAAGGACCAGGCGGACCTGATCTACCGCACCGAGGTCGCGAAGTTCGCCGCCGTCGTCGACGACATCGCGGAGAAGCACGAGAAGGGCCAGCCGATCCTCGTCGGCACGACGTCGGTCGAGAAGTCCGAGTACCTCTCGCAGCAGCTCTCCAAGCGCGGCATCCCGCACGAGGTGCTCAACGCCAAGCAGCACGAGCGCGAGGCCTCGATCGTCGCGCAGGCCGGTCGCCGCGGCGCCGTCACCGTCGCCACGAACATGGCCGGTCGCGGTACCGACATCAAGCTCGGCGGCAACCCGGACGACCTCGCCGAGGCCGAGCTGCGCCAGCGCGGGCTCGACCCGGAGGAGCACATCGAGGAATGGGCGCACGCCCTGCCCGAGGCCCTCACCCGCGCGGAAGCGGCCGTGAAGGCCGAGTTCGAGGAGGTCAAGGACCTCGGCGGGCTGTACGTGCTGGGCACCGAGCGGCACGAGTCGCGCCGCATCGACAACCAGCTGCGCGGTCGTTCCGGCCGTCAGGGCGACCCGGGCGAGTCCCGCTTCTACCTGTCGCTGGGCGACGACCTGATGCGCCTGTTCAAGGCGCAGATGGTCGAGCGGGTCATGGCGATGGCCAACGTGCCGGACGACGTCCCGATCGAGAACAAGATGGTGACGCGCGCCATCGCGTCGGCCCAGTCGCAGGTCGAGACCCAGAACTTCGAGACGCGCAAGAACGTCCTGAAGTACGACGAGGTCCTCAACAGCCAGCGCGAGGTCATCTACAGCGAGCGCCGTCGCGTCCTTGAGGGCGAGGACCTGCAGGAGCAGGTGCGCTTCATGATGGACGACACCATCGACGCGTACATCGCGGCCGAGACGGTCGAGGGCTTCGCCGAGGAATGGGACCTGGACCGCCTGTGGGGCGCCTTCCGGCAGCTCTACCCGGTGAAGGTCACCGTCGAGGAGCTGGAGGAGGCCGCCGGCGACCGCGCCGGCATCACCGCCGAGTTCATCGCCGAGTCCGTCAAGGACGACATCCACGAGCAGTACGAGACGCGCGAGAAGACGCTCGGCTCCGACATCATGCGTGAGCTGGAGCGGCGCGTGGTGCTGTCCGTCCTGGACCGCAAGTGGCGTGAGCACCTGTACGAGATGGACTACCTGCAGGAGGGCATCGGCCTGCGCGCGATGGCCCAGAAGGACCCGCTGGTCGAGTACCAGCGCGAGGGCTTCGACATGTTCAACGCCATGCAGGAAGGCATCAAGGAGGAGTCCGTCGGCTACCTGTTCAACCTGGAGGTCCAGGTCGAGCAGCAGGTCGAGGAGCTTCCCGTGCAGGACGCCGGCCCGTCCCTGGCCAAGCCGGAGATCCGGGCCAAGGGCCTGGACGCGCCGCAGCGGCCGGACCGGCTGCACTTCTCCGCCCCGTCGGTGGACGGGGAGGGCGGGGTCGTCGAGGGCGACTTCGAGAGCGAGGGCGGCGGTGACGGTGACGGCATGACGCGGGCGGAGCGGCGCAAGGCGCAGAAGGCCGCCGGCGGTCGGCGGCGCAAGAAGTAG
- a CDS encoding GNAT family N-acetyltransferase: MEPTTLTTARLHLRPFVPADADEVYAAAQDPDVQRWTLVPSPYERVHADTFVGEICPTGWREGSGYSFAVRLGADGPLVAAIGVHVRVVDGENGYEIGFWATKEHRGNGYMTEALGAVARWAFTELGAPRLEWRAEVGNAGSRAVAEKAGFRFEGLLRAGLVKGDTVRDCWIGALLPGDLGLPSPLAYLPSPSA; this comes from the coding sequence ATGGAGCCCACGACACTGACCACCGCGCGTCTGCACCTGCGCCCCTTCGTCCCGGCCGACGCCGACGAGGTCTACGCGGCCGCCCAGGATCCCGACGTCCAGCGGTGGACCCTCGTCCCCTCGCCGTACGAGCGGGTGCACGCCGACACCTTCGTGGGCGAGATCTGCCCGACGGGTTGGCGCGAGGGCAGCGGGTACAGCTTCGCCGTGCGCCTCGGCGCGGACGGACCGCTCGTCGCGGCCATCGGCGTGCACGTGCGCGTGGTGGACGGGGAGAACGGCTACGAGATCGGCTTCTGGGCGACCAAGGAGCACCGCGGCAACGGCTACATGACCGAGGCCCTGGGCGCCGTCGCCCGCTGGGCCTTCACCGAGTTGGGCGCGCCCCGCCTGGAGTGGCGGGCCGAGGTCGGCAACGCGGGCTCGCGCGCCGTAGCGGAGAAGGCCGGCTTCCGCTTCGAGGGCCTCCTGCGCGCCGGCCTGGTCAAGGGCGACACCGTACGGGACTGCTGGATCGGCGCCCTGCTCCCCGGGGACCTCGGCCTGCCGTCGCCGCTCGCCTACCTCCCGTCGCCCTCGGCGTGA